In a genomic window of Anoxybacter fermentans:
- a CDS encoding NUDIX hydrolase — translation MEKLCIPNVKALIEKEMDGEKWIVLQTRNKPDTDPYTQRYEIPGGKIRAYESIYSALKREIKEECGLDLKRIRDGKLERVYEGEDCVETIQPFTVYQMTKGPYPSLGLVFICEAEGELIQGGDETSNPFWISKSELEKQIHEKPETFALLDKSILFEYLRRY, via the coding sequence ATGGAAAAATTATGTATTCCTAATGTAAAAGCTTTGATTGAAAAAGAAATGGATGGTGAAAAGTGGATTGTTTTACAAACGAGAAATAAACCTGATACAGACCCATATACTCAACGATATGAAATTCCAGGTGGAAAAATTCGAGCTTATGAAAGTATATATAGTGCACTAAAACGTGAAATTAAAGAAGAATGTGGTTTAGATTTAAAGCGGATTCGAGATGGAAAATTAGAGAGAGTTTATGAAGGTGAAGATTGTGTTGAAACAATTCAACCTTTTACAGTATATCAAATGACGAAAGGCCCTTATCCTTCGTTGGGATTGGTTTTTATATGTGAGGCAGAGGGTGAGTTAATCCAGGGTGGTGATGAAACAAGTAATCCTTTCTGGATTTCTAAAAGTGAATTAGAGAAACAAATCCATGAAAAGCCAGAAACTTTTGCTTTATTGGATAAAAGTATCTTATTTGAATATTTACGAAGATATTAA
- a CDS encoding M48 family metallopeptidase gives MEIKIDKIIKTKRKTIALQITDDATLIVRAPFHVDEKTIEKVVYNHKDWIEKKKKEIQSRDPKFSPKEFVNGEGFLYLGDYYRLTIVNEADIPLRFENGFYLDRNYLPYAKKLFIEWYKKEAHRKISERVRWYAQKRGFKYNKVNITNAQKRWGSCSSNGNLNFSWRLIMAPLPVIDYVVVHELVHLEEKNHSKEFWNKVKMLMPDYKKYENWLKKNSYLLKI, from the coding sequence GTGGAAATCAAAATAGATAAAATAATCAAAACAAAAAGAAAGACTATTGCTCTTCAAATAACTGATGATGCTACATTGATAGTAAGAGCTCCTTTTCATGTGGATGAAAAAACTATAGAAAAGGTTGTTTATAATCATAAAGATTGGATTGAAAAAAAGAAAAAAGAAATTCAATCCAGAGATCCAAAATTTTCTCCCAAGGAATTTGTAAATGGAGAAGGGTTTCTTTATCTGGGAGATTATTATAGGCTGACCATAGTAAATGAAGCAGATATTCCACTTAGATTTGAAAATGGTTTTTATCTTGATAGAAACTATTTACCATATGCAAAAAAATTATTTATTGAGTGGTATAAGAAGGAAGCACATAGAAAAATATCTGAAAGGGTAAGATGGTATGCTCAAAAGAGGGGTTTTAAATATAATAAAGTTAATATTACAAATGCTCAAAAAAGATGGGGATCGTGTAGTTCTAATGGAAATTTAAATTTCTCATGGCGTTTGATAATGGCTCCTTTACCAGTTATAGATTATGTTGTTGTTCATGAGTTAGTTCACCTGGAGGAGAAAAATCATTCAAAAGAATTCTGGAATAAAGTAAAAATGTTAATGCCTGATTATAAGAAATATGAGAATTGGTTAAAAAAGAACTCTTATCTTTTAAAGATATAG